In a single window of the Ignavibacteria bacterium genome:
- a CDS encoding DUF695 domain-containing protein, with protein sequence MKTEYQPNWDFYFTELDGSPASMYLDLGLNKIAPIKEKNYLLTVIITMNDPQENGYSSKEESEILFSIEDKITEAVTEPYGAVFAGRETCDGARIFYYYAANNKDIKKTVRSVMKNFADYEYETYFEEDSKWDQYFKHLYPANFEMQAILNRRVVENLKSHGDKLTEPRDVDQYIYFKKENRKNEFLKEAIKLDYRVTSDRTDNNDKEYPLSVRLTKKLPVTYHDVLDYTAELYDLAEQYDGLYDGWETKIITEKSK encoded by the coding sequence ATGAAAACAGAATATCAGCCCAACTGGGATTTTTATTTCACGGAGCTCGACGGCTCCCCTGCATCAATGTACCTGGACCTTGGATTGAATAAGATAGCCCCGATCAAAGAAAAAAATTACCTGCTTACTGTAATAATTACAATGAATGACCCGCAGGAAAACGGCTATTCATCAAAAGAAGAATCTGAAATACTATTCAGCATTGAGGATAAGATTACTGAAGCAGTGACCGAGCCTTATGGCGCAGTATTTGCGGGCAGGGAAACCTGTGACGGGGCACGGATATTTTACTACTATGCTGCTAACAATAAGGATATTAAAAAAACTGTGAGATCAGTTATGAAGAATTTTGCAGATTATGAATATGAAACTTACTTTGAAGAGGACAGCAAGTGGGACCAGTATTTCAAGCACCTCTACCCTGCTAATTTCGAGATGCAGGCTATTCTGAACAGGAGGGTTGTTGAGAATTTAAAGTCACACGGAGATAAACTAACTGAGCCGCGCGATGTAGATCAGTATATCTACTTTAAAAAAGAGAACAGGAAAAATGAATTCTTAAAGGAAGCAATAAAACTGGACTACAGGGTTACATCAGACCGAACAGATAATAATGATAAGGAATATCCGCTGAGTGTCAGGCTGACAAAAAAGCTTCCTGTAACTTATCATGATGTGCTTGATTATACAGCAGAGCTTTATGACCTGGCAGAACAGTATGACGGACTTTATGACGGCTGGGAAACAAAAATAATTACAGAAAAATCCAAATGA
- a CDS encoding T9SS type A sorting domain-containing protein: MKLLIVIIFASVHTLLAQSVNVTFQQGVNGYTGCKSVDISDLNLISGNNGTTFADGNNDWCIGKLHGRPGFGYDISPLLRFDNLNIPAGAVVTAASLTLTHVMWEVPSSRVIGRYLKVDWTGTVIDTVGGVGNAPVGWERRMPGTPWGSPGATGEGTDFITGKLFYSPPDGSIMPSNGEVTYNIPLDLQVIQGWVNDPQSNHGFIFQVDAPNVHIYFRQPQRPDIPKRPKLSITYTMPTGIHSQTEIPAEYYLEQNYPNPFNPVTVINYGMPKEGNVTLAVYDVLGNETEVLFSGIKKQGNHSITFNAENYSTGIYFLRLRAEGFSRTIKMTVIK; this comes from the coding sequence ATGAAATTACTTATTGTTATAATCTTTGCTTCAGTTCATACTTTACTTGCTCAGTCAGTTAATGTTACATTTCAGCAGGGAGTTAACGGTTACACCGGCTGTAAGTCCGTTGATATTTCAGACCTGAATTTAATAAGCGGAAATAACGGGACAACATTTGCAGACGGAAATAATGACTGGTGTATAGGCAAGCTGCACGGAAGGCCGGGATTTGGATATGACATCTCTCCCCTGCTGCGTTTTGATAACCTTAATATTCCTGCAGGTGCAGTAGTTACTGCAGCAAGTTTAACACTCACACATGTGATGTGGGAAGTGCCAAGCTCGAGGGTAATCGGGAGATATTTAAAAGTTGACTGGACCGGTACGGTTATTGATACAGTTGGAGGAGTAGGTAATGCTCCTGTGGGTTGGGAGCGTCGAATGCCCGGAACTCCATGGGGCTCACCCGGAGCTACAGGTGAAGGAACCGATTTTATAACGGGAAAATTATTTTATTCACCGCCCGATGGCAGTATAATGCCTTCAAACGGAGAGGTTACTTACAACATTCCGCTTGACCTGCAGGTAATACAGGGCTGGGTGAATGATCCTCAAAGCAATCACGGGTTTATCTTCCAGGTTGATGCGCCAAATGTTCATATTTATTTCAGGCAGCCGCAGAGACCTGATATACCAAAAAGACCAAAGCTTTCAATCACATACACAATGCCTACCGGGATACACTCTCAAACTGAAATACCGGCGGAATATTACCTGGAACAGAACTATCCCAATCCGTTTAACCCGGTAACCGTAATAAATTACGGAATGCCAAAGGAAGGCAATGTGACTTTAGCGGTATATGATGTATTAGGAAATGAAACTGAGGTATTATTCAGCGGAATTAAAAAACAGGGTAACCACTCAATAACATTTAACGCAGAAAATTATTCTACAGGAATATATTTCCTTCGGCTTAGAGCAGAAGGATTCAGCAGAACAATTAAGATGACAGTTATAAAATAA
- a CDS encoding long-chain fatty acid--CoA ligase produces MEIGYKNFTEFFTEVCKRYGNEGAIYWKDPNENKSEYKNISGSKLKELVYLLAKAIAPYGLKHGDKAAIISESRFEWAIADFACIASGVVTVPVYPTMTSEQIRFILNHSESRLCFVSTKLMADKVAAVFNELPHLKKIITFNKTDHASENIISFEELIYGELLEERTAYSDKLADGYFSSCAGEQSADDLLTIIYTSGTTGVPKGVCLTHRNVLANVKQCTDSFPVETSDRFLSFLPLAHTYERTGGYYVPLSKGAKIYYAKNIDTLAAQMAEVKPTIVLAVPMLFTRIQGRLSKSIEQMPFIKRTITKRALKLGIKYRQDKQNALWKLADKKVFSVIRQRTGGAIKFFISGGSALSKETAEFFDSIGILILQGYGMTEASPVISVNRLDNNTFGTVGPPLENVTVKIAEDGEILVQGDNVMQGYFKNEKDTVDMIINGWLHTGDIGTMENGVLKITDRKKTLIKTAGGKYISLTHIEENLERSEYISQVISFASDHRDFVTALIVPDFDMLESIAKKLGINFSRISELTDNDVIHNFFESEIDVLQKHIAKYERVRKFALLHEAFTIESGELTPTLKLKRKVIEEKHKILIDSFYK; encoded by the coding sequence ATGGAAATTGGATATAAAAATTTTACGGAGTTTTTTACTGAAGTATGCAAAAGATACGGCAACGAAGGAGCAATTTACTGGAAAGACCCGAATGAAAATAAAAGCGAATATAAAAATATTTCAGGAAGTAAATTAAAAGAGCTGGTTTACCTTCTTGCCAAAGCTATTGCTCCGTACGGACTCAAGCACGGGGATAAGGCAGCAATTATTTCCGAATCAAGGTTTGAGTGGGCTATTGCTGATTTTGCATGTATTGCCTCGGGAGTTGTAACTGTGCCGGTATATCCAACAATGACCTCAGAGCAGATAAGGTTCATACTCAACCATTCTGAAAGCAGGCTGTGTTTTGTTTCTACCAAGCTGATGGCTGATAAAGTTGCAGCCGTTTTTAATGAGCTGCCTCACCTGAAAAAAATAATCACATTTAATAAAACTGACCATGCATCAGAAAATATCATAAGCTTCGAGGAGCTTATTTACGGCGAGCTTCTGGAAGAAAGAACAGCTTACAGCGATAAGCTGGCTGACGGATATTTTTCCAGCTGCGCAGGTGAACAGTCCGCAGATGATCTGCTAACGATCATTTATACATCGGGAACCACAGGTGTACCTAAAGGTGTATGCCTTACCCACAGGAATGTTCTGGCGAACGTAAAACAATGCACAGATTCCTTCCCTGTGGAGACTTCAGACAGATTCCTTTCTTTTCTGCCGCTTGCGCATACTTATGAAAGAACAGGCGGGTATTATGTACCGCTTTCAAAAGGCGCAAAGATATATTATGCAAAGAATATCGATACGCTGGCTGCGCAAATGGCTGAAGTAAAACCTACAATAGTGCTGGCTGTGCCGATGCTGTTCACAAGGATTCAAGGCAGGCTCAGCAAATCAATTGAACAGATGCCATTTATCAAACGGACAATTACCAAAAGGGCTTTAAAGCTTGGAATAAAATACAGGCAGGATAAACAAAATGCTTTATGGAAGCTGGCAGATAAAAAAGTATTTTCTGTTATCAGGCAGCGTACCGGCGGAGCCATTAAATTTTTTATTTCCGGGGGTTCAGCTTTAAGCAAAGAAACTGCCGAGTTCTTTGATTCCATAGGTATATTGATCCTTCAGGGATACGGTATGACAGAAGCTTCGCCTGTAATCTCTGTGAACAGGCTTGATAATAACACATTCGGCACTGTGGGTCCACCGCTTGAAAACGTAACAGTAAAAATAGCCGAAGACGGCGAGATACTGGTTCAGGGTGATAATGTTATGCAGGGTTATTTTAAAAATGAAAAAGATACTGTGGATATGATAATCAACGGCTGGCTGCACACCGGCGATATAGGAACAATGGAAAATGGAGTATTGAAAATAACCGACAGGAAAAAAACACTTATAAAAACCGCAGGCGGTAAATATATTTCGTTAACACACATTGAAGAGAACCTTGAGCGAAGTGAATATATCAGCCAGGTGATATCGTTCGCTTCTGATCACAGGGATTTTGTAACTGCGCTCATAGTGCCTGATTTTGATATGCTGGAATCAATTGCCAAAAAACTCGGAATTAATTTCAGCAGAATTTCAGAGCTGACAGATAATGACGTTATCCATAATTTTTTTGAATCAGAAATTGATGTGCTCCAAAAACATATTGCAAAATATGAAAGAGTCCGCAAGTTCGCTTTGCTTCATGAAGCGTTTACCATAGAAAGCGGAGAGCTTACGCCAACACTTAAGCTAAAGCGAAAAGTAATTGAAGAAAAGCATAAAATACTGATCGACAGTTTTTACAAATAA
- a CDS encoding DUF481 domain-containing protein, with amino-acid sequence MKTILITVILFSAVNLYSQVVNIESRRMRTDTTGWTGSAEGSFQLSKAVDEIYDFGALLHMQYKGKNDLWLFLNEARIIKGAGTQFINAGFAHIRYNRKVTKELLRWEVFVQYQYNKALEVGQRVLAGTGPRFKIIESDIFRAYAAALYMYEYQESVDKSIIERNHRTSNYLSLTFELNRFELKNTTYYQPNMKELQDYRILSQTDLLIKLTDNLKFKTGFNYRFDTRPFPGVPKTTYYLSNGIVFEF; translated from the coding sequence TTGAAAACAATACTAATAACTGTAATTTTATTTTCAGCGGTAAATTTATATTCCCAGGTTGTGAATATCGAATCACGCAGAATGAGGACCGATACTACAGGGTGGACCGGCTCTGCCGAAGGCAGCTTTCAGCTTTCAAAAGCTGTTGATGAAATTTACGATTTCGGGGCATTGCTGCATATGCAGTATAAAGGCAAAAACGATCTATGGCTTTTCCTCAATGAAGCAAGAATAATTAAAGGTGCAGGAACCCAGTTCATCAATGCAGGTTTCGCGCATATAAGATATAACCGCAAGGTGACAAAAGAGCTGCTCAGGTGGGAAGTGTTCGTGCAATACCAGTATAACAAAGCCCTTGAAGTAGGGCAAAGGGTGCTTGCCGGAACAGGTCCCCGTTTTAAGATCATTGAATCCGATATTTTCCGCGCATATGCCGCTGCGCTTTATATGTATGAATACCAGGAATCAGTTGATAAATCCATTATAGAGCGCAATCACCGGACCAGTAATTATCTATCGTTAACATTTGAGCTTAATAGATTTGAACTTAAAAATACAACATACTACCAGCCTAATATGAAAGAACTTCAGGATTACAGGATACTTTCCCAAACAGACCTGCTGATAAAGCTTACAGATAACCTGAAATTCAAAACAGGGTTTAATTACAGGTTCGATACCAGGCCCTTCCCGGGAGTACCTAAAACAACTTACTATTTAAGTAATGGCATAGTTTTTGAGTTTTAG
- a CDS encoding PorV/PorQ family protein produces the protein MRSLIKYIVILLAVVSVSNAQNDGAGNTGLAFLKLGITSRSIAMGEAVVGNSFDASATHYNPAALFNGSKVNMVFMHNEQVLGVRTEFLAGKIKFSKLALGFSLNNTSVDNIQVREIPGASIGEFTAQNFAFGLSLGYKVNENLSVGLTGKFLFEKIYVDNASGIALDLGGLYAKDKFTLGAAITNLGSMSELRNESTKLPSAIRFGGSYYFDLLGISSRLIVAADGYKVLDGGKFHANTGAELLYKDFLALRVGYQSGYENKSIAAGIGLKYKAFALDYAFVPYKYSLGSSHTITLGTNF, from the coding sequence TTGAGATCATTAATTAAATATATAGTAATACTTCTGGCAGTTGTTTCAGTAAGTAATGCGCAGAATGACGGTGCAGGTAACACCGGGCTTGCATTTTTAAAGCTCGGCATAACTTCACGTTCTATTGCAATGGGCGAAGCAGTAGTTGGCAATTCATTTGATGCTTCTGCGACTCATTATAATCCCGCTGCTTTGTTTAACGGTTCTAAGGTCAATATGGTTTTTATGCATAACGAGCAGGTCCTTGGAGTACGCACTGAATTCCTTGCAGGAAAGATCAAGTTCAGTAAATTAGCCCTTGGTTTCAGTCTTAACAATACTTCCGTTGATAATATACAGGTTCGTGAAATTCCAGGCGCTTCAATAGGCGAGTTCACAGCGCAGAATTTTGCATTCGGACTTTCACTTGGCTATAAGGTTAATGAAAATTTATCTGTGGGTCTTACGGGTAAATTTTTATTTGAAAAAATTTATGTAGATAACGCTTCCGGTATTGCGCTTGATCTTGGCGGGCTTTACGCCAAAGATAAATTTACATTAGGCGCAGCTATTACAAATTTAGGCTCAATGAGCGAATTAAGGAATGAATCAACAAAGCTTCCTTCTGCAATTAGATTCGGCGGCTCGTATTATTTTGATCTGCTGGGAATAAGCTCAAGGCTTATAGTTGCTGCTGATGGCTACAAGGTTCTTGATGGCGGCAAGTTCCACGCCAATACCGGCGCTGAGCTGCTTTATAAGGATTTTCTCGCCTTAAGAGTTGGTTACCAGTCAGGCTACGAAAATAAATCAATAGCCGCAGGTATTGGCTTAAAATATAAAGCTTTCGCGCTTGATTATGCATTTGTTCCATACAAGTATTCGCTTGGCTCTAGCCATACAATAACATTGGGCACAAATTTCTGA
- a CDS encoding peptidoglycan bridge formation glycyltransferase FemA/FemB family protein: MEVVQYEKKYLDKWEDLVAGSSNGTIFHTRRFLSYHSPDKFKDNSLLFFDDKKLIAVLPAADITRDGTRTLWSHMGASYGGFVHNESLSIKHSFDLTQSLIDYSLSEKFEKIVVTNVPVCYQSRYNQYLDFAFVKNGFNYLKREVTSVITLNETEENVMKLIKPESRTSVRKAEKMGVVIKKSNDFEEYYNILKSNLAMRHNVQPAHTLDELYLLKELFPQKIQLFGAYLKNKMIAGVINFYCNEKTVLVFYISHNQEYQQYRAVNLLFYTIMKDAISRGLEFLDFGLFTVNMDPNWGLGKFKESFGARGLLRDSFYLDLKY; encoded by the coding sequence GTGGAAGTAGTTCAATACGAAAAAAAATATCTCGATAAATGGGAAGACCTCGTTGCAGGTTCTTCTAACGGAACAATTTTTCATACACGCAGATTCCTTTCTTACCATTCACCCGATAAATTCAAAGATAATTCATTATTGTTTTTTGATGATAAGAAGCTAATAGCAGTATTACCCGCTGCAGATATCACCCGTGATGGCACAAGGACGCTTTGGTCTCACATGGGTGCCAGCTATGGCGGATTTGTTCATAATGAAAGCTTAAGCATCAAGCATTCTTTTGATCTGACTCAAAGCCTTATCGATTATTCTCTCAGTGAAAAATTTGAAAAGATAGTTGTCACAAATGTTCCGGTTTGCTACCAGTCAAGGTATAACCAGTACCTCGATTTCGCTTTTGTTAAGAACGGATTCAATTATCTTAAGCGTGAAGTTACAAGCGTAATTACCCTTAATGAAACTGAAGAAAATGTGATGAAGCTTATCAAGCCTGAATCACGCACTTCAGTGCGCAAAGCTGAAAAGATGGGTGTTGTTATCAAGAAGTCAAATGACTTTGAAGAGTATTACAATATTTTAAAAAGTAATCTCGCAATGCGGCACAACGTGCAGCCTGCGCATACACTGGATGAGCTTTACCTGTTAAAAGAGCTTTTTCCGCAGAAGATACAGCTCTTCGGTGCATATCTTAAGAATAAAATGATTGCCGGTGTGATAAATTTTTACTGCAACGAAAAAACAGTCCTGGTTTTTTACATCAGCCATAACCAGGAGTACCAGCAGTACAGGGCAGTGAACCTGCTCTTTTACACAATTATGAAGGATGCAATTAGCAGGGGGCTTGAATTTCTCGATTTCGGACTGTTTACTGTAAATATGGATCCCAACTGGGGTCTTGGAAAGTTCAAAGAATCATTCGGAGCGCGCGGTTTGTTAAGAGATTCATTTTATCTCGATCTAAAATATTAA
- the asnB gene encoding asparagine synthase (glutamine-hydrolyzing), whose protein sequence is MCGISGIFNFNGAPVNEAELREMNRVIHHRGPDGDGVYIENNVGIGSTRLAIIDLREIANMPIYDTENRYVIVYNGEIFNYVELRNELLNKGYKFKTGSDTEVVLNAYKEWGEDCLHRLNGMWAFAIWDKQEKTLFCSRDRYGIKPLYFYKDAKKLIFGSEIKQILSCGVDKTVNDETIYDYLVFHFIDHTENTFFKNITKVQAGHKFTIKNNEFKLSRWYNLPEVNYITDEKNLYGDLYDLLYDSVRLRLRSDVEVGSCLSGGLDSSAIVCIMHEILHNEGKPEIQKTFTACYDDPLIDERPYVEEVIKQTNSTKYYLFPDVQGFRNDIDKLTYHQDEPYTGATVFAQWSVFKKIHEAGIKVVLDGQGSDEILLGYFSFFPFHLKRSMLNPFKFISEYVKGVNTSNLGYNKFTQNLIYFNTGSVRYRHVMKNSSAFVKSDFITAHNRRDLFNQMIAASGLEQNRLSNLWNISLPSLLRYEDRNSMAFSVEARIPFLDHRLVEYIFSIPLDKLIHKGWTKYALRESLKGKIPEDIRMRKGKLAFSVPQKKWLKEISGYLEDTFTNDLRSGKYIDREKVLNIIRSGNFNDKVLYRAFALEKWMKVFDLH, encoded by the coding sequence ATGTGCGGAATTTCAGGAATTTTTAATTTTAACGGTGCGCCGGTAAACGAAGCAGAGCTTCGTGAAATGAACAGGGTAATTCACCACCGCGGACCCGATGGCGACGGTGTTTACATTGAAAACAATGTCGGGATAGGGAGCACACGCCTTGCTATTATTGACCTGCGCGAAATTGCCAATATGCCCATTTATGATACCGAGAACCGGTATGTAATTGTTTATAACGGTGAAATATTTAATTATGTTGAACTGCGCAATGAGCTGCTCAATAAAGGATATAAATTTAAAACCGGCTCTGATACAGAAGTTGTACTGAATGCTTATAAGGAGTGGGGCGAGGATTGCCTCCACCGCCTGAACGGCATGTGGGCCTTTGCAATATGGGATAAACAGGAAAAAACCCTTTTCTGCTCAAGGGACAGGTACGGCATAAAACCGCTGTATTTTTACAAAGATGCTAAGAAGCTTATCTTCGGTTCAGAGATCAAACAGATCTTAAGCTGCGGTGTTGATAAAACAGTTAACGACGAAACTATTTACGATTACCTTGTCTTCCATTTTATTGACCACACCGAAAATACTTTCTTCAAAAATATTACGAAGGTTCAGGCGGGACATAAATTCACGATTAAGAACAATGAATTTAAGCTTTCAAGATGGTATAACCTGCCTGAGGTGAATTATATTACTGATGAAAAGAACCTGTACGGCGATCTGTACGACCTGCTTTATGATTCCGTCAGGCTGCGCCTGCGCAGCGATGTTGAAGTTGGAAGCTGCTTAAGCGGTGGACTCGATTCTTCGGCAATAGTATGCATTATGCATGAAATTCTGCATAATGAAGGCAAGCCTGAAATACAAAAAACCTTCACCGCATGTTATGATGACCCGTTAATTGATGAACGGCCTTATGTTGAAGAAGTTATTAAACAGACTAATTCCACGAAGTATTACCTTTTCCCCGATGTTCAGGGTTTCCGGAATGATATTGATAAATTAACATACCACCAGGATGAGCCTTATACAGGCGCAACGGTATTTGCACAGTGGAGCGTTTTTAAAAAGATCCATGAAGCGGGCATAAAAGTAGTGCTTGATGGCCAGGGAAGCGATGAAATTCTTCTTGGCTATTTTTCATTTTTCCCGTTCCACTTAAAACGCAGCATGCTGAATCCCTTCAAGTTCATCTCTGAATATGTAAAAGGTGTCAATACTTCCAATCTAGGCTACAATAAATTCACGCAGAATTTAATCTATTTCAATACCGGTTCAGTCCGCTACCGCCATGTAATGAAAAACAGTTCAGCGTTCGTTAAAAGTGATTTTATCACCGCTCATAACCGCCGTGACCTGTTCAATCAAATGATAGCAGCATCTGGCCTTGAACAGAACAGGCTTTCCAACCTTTGGAATATCTCTCTGCCCTCGCTCTTAAGGTACGAGGACAGGAACTCCATGGCATTTTCAGTTGAAGCAAGGATCCCTTTCCTTGATCACCGTCTGGTTGAATATATTTTCAGCATACCGCTTGATAAGCTTATTCATAAAGGGTGGACCAAGTATGCACTGAGGGAATCACTAAAAGGGAAAATACCTGAGGATATCAGGATGCGAAAAGGCAAGCTTGCCTTTTCAGTTCCGCAGAAAAAATGGCTGAAAGAAATTTCAGGTTACCTTGAAGATACATTTACCAATGATCTCAGAAGCGGGAAGTATATAGATAGAGAAAAAGTGCTGAACATAATAAGATCCGGTAATTTTAACGATAAGGTTCTTTACCGCGCTTTTGCCCTTGAAAAATGGATGAAGGTATTTGACCTTCATTAA
- a CDS encoding glycosyltransferase, which yields MSNKTVLHIAPENTAGVPFNVTKMQSMFGMPARLLTFYKIPYDFPEDVCLNLPLPRSKVAMKWREFKQANMQTKIKKNSADMWTHLPYFEPKNSAEKAYMKLRENRNKPKFLKALDEIKADTFDIIHFDGGIDFFSDSQLAKAFKMKGKKIVNCYFGDDLRTRGIVRDMDEISDLNLTFEYDHTLRHPDINFLFFPFDNSAIDYIPDDIYNESASQKIRVIHSPTQRTVKGTAEISAAVEIVQKSRDIEFLLVENTPREELLKIKQTCHIAIDQIGNRGGTGYGINSLETLSMGLPTITDMNCGMDTWLPENPFIVANKDTLAERLLELIDNEELRKTKRAESRKWVDKYHSYSSVFSKLTEYYQKAGII from the coding sequence TTGAGTAACAAAACAGTCCTTCATATCGCGCCTGAAAATACTGCCGGCGTGCCGTTCAATGTAACAAAGATGCAGAGCATGTTCGGAATGCCAGCCCGGCTGCTTACCTTTTACAAGATTCCGTATGACTTCCCTGAAGATGTTTGCCTGAATCTTCCGCTTCCCAGAAGCAAAGTAGCCATGAAATGGCGGGAGTTCAAACAGGCTAACATGCAGACAAAGATCAAAAAAAACAGCGCTGATATGTGGACACACCTACCTTATTTTGAGCCTAAGAATTCCGCTGAAAAAGCCTATATGAAGCTGCGCGAGAACCGAAATAAGCCTAAATTTCTGAAAGCACTTGATGAAATTAAAGCTGATACTTTTGATATAATCCATTTTGATGGCGGTATAGATTTTTTCAGTGATTCACAGCTTGCCAAAGCTTTTAAAATGAAGGGTAAAAAGATCGTAAACTGCTATTTTGGCGATGACCTTAGAACCCGCGGCATTGTAAGGGATATGGATGAGATAAGCGACCTGAACCTTACATTTGAATATGACCACACTTTACGCCACCCGGATATAAATTTCCTGTTCTTCCCGTTCGATAATTCCGCAATAGATTATATTCCTGATGATATTTACAATGAGTCAGCTTCGCAAAAGATAAGGGTCATACATTCACCAACGCAGCGTACTGTTAAGGGAACTGCAGAAATTTCTGCCGCAGTTGAGATTGTGCAGAAATCACGTGATATTGAATTTCTGCTGGTTGAAAATACGCCCCGTGAAGAATTGCTTAAGATCAAACAAACCTGCCATATTGCTATTGACCAGATTGGCAACAGGGGAGGGACCGGTTACGGAATAAACTCACTGGAGACGCTTTCTATGGGACTCCCGACAATTACCGATATGAATTGCGGAATGGATACTTGGCTGCCTGAAAATCCGTTTATTGTAGCCAATAAAGATACACTTGCAGAACGGTTGCTCGAATTGATAGATAACGAAGAGCTTCGCAAAACTAAACGGGCTGAATCAAGAAAATGGGTCGATAAGTATCATTCATATAGCTCAGTATTCAGCAAACTCACTGAGTATTACCAAAAAGCCGGAATTATTTGA
- a CDS encoding oligosaccharide flippase family protein, whose amino-acid sequence MPSQIHKIFSDTIIYTIGSVFNRLLPFLLLPIYTLYFPPAEYGIFSLVYSFWFFVSVFYLYGMETAFQKLFLEAKDDSLKKKIYSSTLILIFSTSVLFSVIIYFLSDFIASKITGSTSNGYLIRLLAFILVADSLYRFPMILINSIQRSKLYSFLNSLAVVLNVAVNLILIVVYKQGIEAIFYSYLVSYTFLFIISLIPSLKYFNFTVSSDTVKDLLKNAHLFLYYGIFLISIDLIDRFILEYFKGSAEVGIYSASYRIGIVMNLVITGFKVAWTPFFMNMKGEEGNKEVFSKVFTYFCYGGLVVFLLFSLLADDLVKINIAGYTLLNDKYWSGLVIIPYILLAYLFSGLYLNLNVASFFRNKIKYLIISSGAGCISNIALNFILIPRYSITGAAIATMLSYFIMFIVLYIFSQKIYRINYEWGFIFKAATITLLLYVINIYIPHFFKISYIYIVLIEIISILILYSVLLGKQSINLIKTFSVKKQLK is encoded by the coding sequence TTGCCATCCCAAATACATAAAATATTTTCAGATACAATAATCTATACTATCGGGAGCGTGTTCAACCGCCTGCTCCCTTTCTTGCTCCTTCCTATCTATACACTGTATTTTCCCCCGGCTGAATATGGAATATTTTCACTTGTATATTCATTCTGGTTCTTTGTTTCAGTGTTTTATTTGTATGGAATGGAAACGGCGTTCCAGAAGCTTTTCCTGGAAGCCAAAGATGACAGTTTAAAAAAGAAAATATACAGTTCAACATTAATACTGATATTTTCTACCTCAGTGTTATTCAGTGTTATCATTTATTTTCTTTCAGATTTTATAGCTTCTAAAATAACAGGCAGCACTTCCAACGGTTATCTGATTCGCCTGCTGGCATTTATACTGGTTGCAGATTCCCTTTACCGCTTCCCGATGATACTTATCAACAGCATACAACGCTCCAAGCTTTATTCATTTCTTAATTCACTTGCAGTTGTGCTTAATGTTGCTGTGAATTTAATTCTGATTGTAGTATATAAACAGGGGATTGAAGCAATATTTTATTCCTATCTTGTATCATACACATTTTTATTCATTATATCCCTTATCCCTTCATTAAAGTATTTTAACTTTACTGTAAGTTCTGATACCGTTAAAGATCTTTTAAAGAATGCTCATCTGTTTCTTTATTACGGTATATTTCTTATTTCAATTGATCTTATTGACAGGTTCATTCTTGAATATTTTAAAGGCTCTGCGGAAGTCGGAATATATTCAGCAAGTTACCGCATTGGTATCGTTATGAACCTGGTCATTACCGGCTTTAAAGTGGCATGGACCCCCTTCTTTATGAACATGAAAGGTGAAGAAGGTAACAAGGAAGTATTTTCTAAAGTATTCACATATTTCTGCTATGGAGGACTTGTTGTATTCCTTTTATTCTCTCTTCTTGCTGATGACCTTGTAAAAATTAATATCGCCGGGTATACGCTTCTTAATGATAAATACTGGAGCGGGCTTGTAATTATTCCCTACATACTGCTTGCTTATTTATTTTCAGGACTGTACCTGAACCTGAATGTAGCTTCATTTTTCCGGAATAAAATAAAATACCTTATCATTTCCTCAGGTGCGGGATGTATCAGCAATATAGCTTTGAACTTTATTCTTATTCCGCGATATTCAATCACAGGTGCCGCAATAGCAACAATGCTTTCGTATTTTATTATGTTTATTGTGCTGTATATTTTTTCACAGAAAATTTACAGGATCAATTATGAATGGGGCTTTATTTTTAAAGCTGCAACTATAACTCTTTTACTTTATGTTATTAATATTTACATACCCCATTTCTTCAAAATAAGCTATATTTACATAGTTTTAATTGAAATTATAAGTATTTTAATACTTTACAGTGTTCTTTTAGGCAAACAATCAATAAACCTCATAAAGACATTCAGTGTTAAAAAACAGTTAAAGTAG